The following are from one region of the Paenibacillus sabinae T27 genome:
- the trxA gene encoding thioredoxin yields the protein MAIVNVSDQSFNTEIQGQGTVVVDFWAPWCGPCKMLAPILDELSTELGDGVKIAKLNVDENPETASRFGVMSIPTLIFFKDGQPVDKVVGLNSKESLKNIVAKHQ from the coding sequence ATGGCAATCGTTAATGTGTCTGACCAATCTTTTAACACCGAGATTCAAGGTCAGGGTACTGTTGTAGTAGACTTCTGGGCTCCTTGGTGCGGTCCTTGCAAAATGCTTGCTCCGATTCTGGACGAATTGTCCACTGAGCTTGGAGACGGCGTGAAAATCGCGAAATTGAACGTCGATGAAAATCCGGAAACGGCTTCCCGTTTCGGCGTGATGAGCATCCCGACGCTGATCTTCTTTAAAGACGGCCAGCCTGTCGATAAAGTAGTCGGTCTGAACTCCAAAGAGTCGC